One genomic window of Myxococcota bacterium includes the following:
- a CDS encoding MFS transporter: MASRFALLQDRNFARVFAARLISAFGTPMAPVALPFAVLEDLHGTARDVGIVIAAASAAQVAFQIFAGALADRGSRRAQMVTGDLAAAAAQGTIALLLALHVASVPALVALELVIGTALALHQPAAVGLVPLVVDRDRLHGANALLALANSLAIGLGAAVAGFVAAVFGAKVALALDAATFLASAILVSGVRERAQERSRGESLLAELRYGWREFTSHRWLWTIVLQFTVMLLGWFGTYAVVGPVIAKRSLGGAAAWGAIASANGFGLIAGGFLALRVRFPRPMLAATLCCFPFALLPLALWATLPLAWIAGAAFAAGLAGEIFGVLWFTALQTHVEPAALSRVSAYDAVGSIALVPLGEVLAGFALDAFGPAPTLLGACALIVVPTAAVLFVREVRELRAESHA; this comes from the coding sequence ATGGCGTCCCGATTCGCGCTGCTCCAGGATCGCAACTTCGCACGCGTGTTCGCGGCGCGGCTGATCTCGGCCTTCGGCACGCCGATGGCGCCGGTCGCGCTGCCGTTCGCGGTGCTCGAAGACCTGCATGGGACCGCGCGCGACGTGGGGATCGTGATCGCCGCGGCGTCGGCGGCCCAGGTCGCGTTCCAGATCTTCGCGGGGGCGCTCGCCGACCGTGGCTCCCGCCGCGCGCAGATGGTGACCGGCGACCTCGCCGCCGCGGCGGCACAGGGCACGATCGCGCTGCTGCTCGCGTTGCACGTGGCGTCGGTGCCGGCGCTGGTCGCGCTCGAGCTCGTGATCGGCACCGCGCTCGCGCTCCACCAACCGGCGGCAGTCGGACTGGTTCCGCTGGTCGTGGACCGCGATCGGCTCCACGGGGCAAACGCGCTGCTGGCGCTCGCCAACAGCCTGGCCATCGGGCTCGGCGCCGCCGTGGCCGGTTTCGTCGCGGCGGTCTTCGGCGCGAAGGTCGCGCTCGCGCTCGACGCGGCCACCTTCCTGGCCAGCGCCATCCTCGTGTCGGGCGTGCGCGAGCGTGCCCAGGAGCGCAGCCGCGGCGAGTCACTCCTGGCCGAGCTGCGCTACGGCTGGCGCGAGTTCACGAGTCACCGCTGGCTGTGGACGATCGTCTTGCAGTTCACGGTCATGCTGTTGGGCTGGTTCGGCACCTATGCCGTCGTGGGACCCGTGATCGCCAAGCGCTCACTCGGCGGCGCGGCGGCGTGGGGCGCGATCGCCAGCGCCAACGGCTTCGGGCTGATCGCGGGCGGCTTCCTCGCGCTGCGCGTGCGCTTCCCGCGCCCCATGCTCGCCGCCACGCTGTGCTGCTTTCCGTTCGCGCTGCTCCCGCTGGCGCTCTGGGCGACGCTGCCGCTGGCGTGGATCGCCGGGGCGGCCTTCGCCGCTGGCCTGGCCGGGGAGATCTTCGGCGTTCTGTGGTTCACCGCCCTCCAGACCCACGTGGAGCCGGCGGCGCTGTCGCGTGTCTCGGCCTACGACGCGGTGGGCTCGATCGCGCTGGTGCCGCTGGGAGAGGTGCTCGCCGGCTTTGCGCTCGACGCGTTCGGCCCCGCGCCCACCCTGCTCGGCGCCTGCGCGTTGATCGTGGTGCCTACGGCCGCCGTGCTGTTCGTGCGCGAGGTGCGAGAGCTGCGGGCCGAGAGCCACGCGTGA
- a CDS encoding aldehyde dehydrogenase family protein has translation KGIDEGATLVTGGVGRPEGLKEGYYVKPTVFGNVKNTMTIAREEIFGPVLSILPYHDEAEAISIANDTPYGLSGYVTSGNLDHAKKVARQLRTGNVHLNGAQLSFDAPFGGYKQSGNGREWGVNGFEEFLETKAVFGYSAE, from the coding sequence GAAGGGCATCGACGAGGGCGCCACGCTCGTGACCGGCGGCGTGGGCCGGCCCGAGGGCCTGAAGGAGGGCTACTACGTGAAGCCCACCGTGTTCGGCAACGTGAAGAACACGATGACCATCGCGCGCGAGGAGATCTTCGGGCCCGTGCTGTCGATCCTCCCGTATCACGACGAGGCCGAGGCGATCTCGATCGCCAACGACACCCCGTACGGGCTGTCGGGCTACGTGACCTCGGGCAACCTCGACCACGCGAAGAAGGTCGCGCGCCAGCTCCGCACCGGGAACGTGCACCTGAACGGTGCGCAGCTCTCGTTCGACGCGCCGTTCGGCGGCTACAAGCAGTCGGGCAACGGCCGCGAGTGGGGCGTGAACGGCTTCGAGGAGTTCCTCGAGACCAAGGCGGTGTTCGGCTACTCCGCGGAGTGA